The following proteins are co-located in the Carassius auratus strain Wakin chromosome 7, ASM336829v1, whole genome shotgun sequence genome:
- the LOC113105360 gene encoding uncharacterized protein LOC113105360, which translates to MPRFPFVAVCSHFFKMLHFFILILNISKGRSNNADVVAQNHLKIVQAGDSVDFTCIFQRDMRPSIVWVKQKVGEKPLPIVKSFQGLPAKFENDFDKHNRFFAEKNDSSFNLRITNTEESDTATYYCAQYLYDFKFDKVTYLIVKGKQLNMQSDHQTPATDPVHPEDSAVALQCTVLTQSCAGEHNVYWFRRESGESPPGIIFTQDRRNAQCERRSDVNSTAHKCIYSLPKRNLSLSDAGIYYCAVAACGEILFGDARKPDLPRLETPWSKIAVVLASSNCLSVIVIIILGAQLHKHQQKEEHSVYWFRQSSGDSQGVLYTKGERNGQCENSTESQTQSCVYNLFKRNVSHSDAGIYYCAVAACGDILFGKGTE; encoded by the exons ATGCCT AGATTTCCATTTGTAGCAGTTTGTAGCCACTTCTTCAAAATGCTTCATTTTTTCATCTTAATTCTTAACATTTCAAAGG GCAGATCAAATAATGCAGACGTTGTGGCTCAGAATCATCTGAAGATTGTTCAAGCTGGAGACAGTGTTGATTTCACCTGTATTTTTCAAAGAGATATGAGACCCTCCATAGTTTGGGTCAAACAAAAAGTTGGAGAGAAGCCCCTTCCGATCGTAAAATCATTTCAGGGTTTACCTGCCAAATTTGAGAATGACTTTGACAAACATAACCGcttttttgcagaaaaaaatgaCAGCAGTTTTAATCTGAGGATCACAAACACAGAAGAATCAGACACTGCAACATACTATTGTGCTCAATATTTATACGATTTCAAATTTGATAAAGTCACTTATCTTATTGTTAAAG gcaaACAACTGAACATGCAGTCTGACCATCAGACACCTGCCACAGATCCAGTGCATCCAGAAGACTCTGCAGTGGCGCTGCAGTGCACCGTCCTCACACAGAGCTGTGCAGGAGAACACAACGTCTACTGGTTCAGACGTGAATCTGGAGAATCTCCTCCAGGAATTATATTCACTCAGGACCGCAGGAACGCTCAATGTGAAAGGAGATCTGATGTGAACTCTACTGCACACAAATGTATCTACAGCCTGCCCAAGAGGAACCTCAGTCTCTCTGATGCTGGGATTTACTACTGCGCTGTGGCCGCATGTGGAGAGATACTGTTTGGAGATGCAAGAAAACCTGATTTGCCAAGGCTAG AAACACCATGGAGCAAAATTGCAGTAGTTTTAGCATCTTCAAACTGTTTATCTGTGATTGTGATCATTATTCTGGGTGCACAGTTGCACAAGCACCAGCAGAAAG AAGAACACAGTGTCTACTGGTTCAGACAAAGCTCAGGAGATTCTCAGGGAGTGCTTTACACAAAAGGAGAGAGAAACGGTCAGTGTGAGAACAGCACTGAGTCTCAAACACAGAGCTGTGTCTACAATCTCTTCAAGAGAAATGTCAGTCACTCTGATGCTGGAATTTATTACTGTGCTGTGGCCGCATGTGGAGACATACTGTTTGGAAAAGGAACTGAATGA
- the LOC113105448 gene encoding uncharacterized protein LOC113105448: protein MPRFPFVAVCRHFFKILHFFILILNISKGRSNNADVVAQNHLKIVQAGDSVDFTCIFQRDMRPSIVWVKQKVGEKPLPIVKSFQGLPAKFENDFDKHNRFFAEKNDSSFNLRITNTEESDTATYYCVQYSYDFKFDEVTYLIVKGKQLNMQSDHQTPATDPVHPEDSAVALQCTVLTQSCAGEHNVYWFRRESGESPPGIIFTQERRNAQCERRSDVNSTAHKCIYSLPKRNLSLSDAGIYYCAVAACGEILFGDARKPILTGFETPWSIIALVLGTLNCLSAIVIIFLCTQLYKQRQKDGTQNIQTGHLMDEDRDALNYAALSFQQRSCAPRRTREKHTR, encoded by the exons ATGCCT AGATTTCCATTTGTGGCCGTTTGTAGACACTTCTTTAAAATACTTCATTTTTTCATCTTAATTCTTAACATTTCAAAGG GCAGATCAAATAATGCAGACGTTGTGGCTCAGAATCATCTGAAGATTGTTCAAGCTGGAGACAGTGTTGATTTCACCTGTATTTTTCAAAGAGATATGAGACCCTCCATAGTTTGGGTCAAACAAAAAGTTGGAGAGAAGCCCCTTCCGATCGTAAAATCATTTCAGGGTTTACCTGCCAAATTTGAGAATGACTTTGACAAACATAACCGcttttttgcagaaaaaaatgaCAGCAGTTTTAATCTGAGGATCACAAACACAGAAGAATCAGACACTGCAACATACTACTGTGTTCAATATTCATATGATTTCAAATTTGATGAAGTCACTTATCTTATTGTTAAAG gcaaACAACTGAACATGCAGTCTGACCATCAGACACCTGCCACAGATCCAGTGCATCCAGAAGACTCTGCAGTGGCGCTGCAGTGCACCGTCCTCACACAGAGCTGTGCAGGAGAACACAACGTCTACTGGTTCAGACGTGAATCTGGAGAATCTCCTCCAGGAATTATATTCACTCAGGAGCGCAGGAACGCTCAATGTGAGAGGAGATCTGATGTGAACTCTACTGCACACAAATGTATCTACAGCCTGCCCAAGAGGAACCTCAGTCTCTCTGATGCTGGGATTTACTACTGCGCTGTGGCCGCATGTGGAGAGATACTGTTTGGAGATGCAAGAAAACCTATCTTGACAG gTTTTGAGACACCTTGGAGTATAATTGCCCTGGTTTTGGGAACTTTAAACTGTTTATCAGCAATTGTGATCATATTCTTGTGCACACAGTTGTACAAGCAACGACAAAAAG atgggACTCAGAATATTCAGACTGGTCACTTAATG GATGAAGACAGAGATGCTTTGAATTATGCTGCTTTGAGCTTTCAGCAAAGGTCCTGCGCCCCTAGAAGAACCAGAGAAAAACATACAAGATAA
- the LOC113105451 gene encoding uncharacterized protein LOC113105451 produces MGKHLCVMVLLLTQVFVGLYGDIIQLQTVISAYEGDNVVFPCLIKTKQASMALWYKQVTGGEPRLIVSSLLHSSRSQFQDEFNSNHFEAVRGTDSFNLTIVNALQSDSGTYYCATSFSNLIEFGNGTHLVIKGAEISKPTSLKLPKTELVKSEVNVPLQCSIQNETVSSGGENHLYWFKHGSDESPPGFIHVHGNTSDGCVRSSEADCLSPSCEFILPKKKISSSQTGIYCALATCGEALFGNIYKHNPDNFNNQNTHLLFVIVLTVLLTTNITISILLCLMRIHESINAIESTYKPIQTTDNDVSVTEYKEEEVSFWSSVLKE; encoded by the exons ATGGGTAAACACCTTTGTGTGATGGTGTTACTCTTAACTCAAGTGT ttGTGGGACTATATGGAGACATTATACAACTGCAGACAGTTATATCAGCATATGAAGGAGATAATGTGGTTTTTCCctgcttaattaaaacaaaacaagcaagtATGGCATTGTGGTACAAGCAAGTCACTGGAGGAGAACCACGTCTCATTGTTTCCTCACTTCTCCATTCATCAAGAAGCCAATTTCAAGATGAATTTAACAGCAATCATTTTGAAGCTGTAAGAGGGACTGACAGTTTTAATCTGACAATTGTAAATGCCTTACAATCAGATTCAGGCACATACTATTGTGCTACATCTTTCtctaatttaattgaatttggaAATGGTACTCATCTGGTTATTAAAG GAGCAGAAATCAGCAAACCCACGAGTCTAAAGTTGCCCAAGACTGAACTTGTTAAATCAGAGGTAAACGTGCCTCTACAATGTTCAATCCAAAATGAAACAGTTAGCAGTGGAGGTGAAAATCATCTCTACTGGTTCAAACATGGATCAGACGAATCTCCTCCAGGATTCATTCATGTTCATGGAAACACAAGTGATGGATGCGTGAGGAGCTCTGAAGCTGACTGTCTTTCACCGTCCTGTGAATTCATCCTCCCAAAGAAAAAGATCAGTTCCTCACAAACGGGAATTTACTGTGCACTGGCCACATGTGGGGAGGCTTTATTTGgaaacatttataaacacaatCCTG ACAACTTCAATAACCAGAACACACACTTACTCTTTGTAATTGTCCTTACGGTGCTCCTGACAACAAATATTACCATCAGTATTCTTCTGTGTTTGATGAGGATACATG AGTCTATTAATGCAATAGAAAGCACATATAAGCCGATCCAGACTACTGATAATGATGTGTCAGTAACTGAG TATAAGGAAGAGGAAGTCAGCTTTTGGTCTTCAGTGCTGAAAGAGTGA
- the LOC113105481 gene encoding uncharacterized protein LOC113105481, with amino-acid sequence MDRRVCVMIFFLCEIFKAVYGNIVQLHPVVSVHDGDPVVLSCFIKTGQISMASWYKQVTGGEPRLIVSSLLHSSRSQFQDEFNSSHFEVVRGTDSFNLTIVNALQSDSGTYYCATSFSNVIEFGNGTRLVIKGAEISKPTSLKLPKTELVKSEVNVPLQCSIQNEIVSSGGENHLYWFKHGSDESPPGFIHVHGNTSDGCVRSSEADCLSPSCEFILPKKKISSSQTGIYCALATCGEALFGKVYKHNPENFENQRILFYIQIGLAALLSISFTINILLCCLRKSGIKSQQIQTTNEDDNDDVSMKNREITYATVLTSAKHTRMKRESHPEDTLYSGLSCHQQS; translated from the exons ATGGACAGACGAGTTTGTGTGATGATCTTCTTCTTGTGTGAAATCT TTAAGGCAGTATATGGAAACATTGTACAACTTCACCCAGTTGTATCAGTTCATGATGGAGATCCTGTGGTTTTATCCTGCTTCATTAAAACAGGACAAATAAGTATGGCATCGTGGTACAAGCAAGTCACTGGAGGAGAACCACGTCTCATTGTTTCCTCACTTCTCCATTCATCAAGAAGCCAATTTCAAGATGAATTTAACAGCAGTCATTTTGAAGTTGTAAGAGGGACTGACAGTTTTAATCTGACAATTGTAAATGCCTTACAATCAGATTCAGGCACATACTATTGTGCTACATCTTTCTCTAATGTAATTGAATTTGGAAATGGTACTCGTCTGGTTATTAAAG GAGCAGAAATCAGCAAACCCACGAGTCTAAAGTTGCCCAAGACTGAACTTGTTAAATCAGAGGTAAACGTGCCTCTACAATGTTCAATCCAAAATGAAATAGTTAGCAGTGGAGGTGAAAATCATCTCTACTGGTTCAAACATGGATCAGACGAATCTCCTCCAGGATTCATTCATGTTCATGGAAACACAAGTGATGGATGCGTGAGGAGCTCTGAAGCTGACTGTCTTTCACCGTCCTGTGAATTCATCCTCCCAAAGAAAAAGATCAGTTCCTCACAAACAGGAATTTACTGTGCACTGGCCACATGTGGGGAGGCTTTATTTGGAAAGGTTTATAAACACAATCCTG aaAACTTTGAGAATCAGCGCATACTATTTTACATCCAAATCGGCCTTGCAGCACTACTGTCAATAAGTTTTACCATCAATATCCTACTTTGTTGTTTGAGGAAAAGTG GGATAAAGTCTCAACAGATACAAACTACCAATgaggatgataatgatgatgtgTCAATGAAG aacagggAAATTACTTACGCTACTGTACTAACCTCCGCCAAACACACAAGAATGAAGAGGGAGAGCCATCCTGAGGACACACTGTATTCTGGTTTATCATGCCATCAACAAAGCTGA